In a single window of the Bactrocera dorsalis isolate Fly_Bdor chromosome 2, ASM2337382v1, whole genome shotgun sequence genome:
- the LOC105227624 gene encoding uncharacterized protein LOC105227624 yields the protein MLEKNAKISVLRTMIGLGEEIEPHFIVPQNSISNIRQKMGLSERTDAQMPTLIPLENSLRSTQPATVKCPHCESMAKNFLYLESLIRNNYNPKSQCGLCYSSLKYLQYVNKSIMQVFGNFESIVNAANTFTGSHRPRSPIAAAPVRDTRAITAKSPTKPATKVGGAKKSSTKKQLKEGSKVSRPVLQASAKSTTNARLTGGAKHVGKARSHHATAKTKAKNKKANNGRLPGGFDGKRKKSALTKPNSGKQKNSKSKRNKVTAPRAGK from the coding sequence atgttagaaaaaaatgcaaaaatttcagTGTTGCGAACAATGATCGGCTTAGGCGAAGAGATCGAACCACATTTTATCGTACcccaaaactcaatttcgaatatACGCCAAAAAATGGGACTCAGCGAACGTACAGATGCACAAATGCCAACACTCATACCGTTGGAGAACTCACTGCGCAGCACACAACCGGCCACCGTCAAGTGTCCGCACTGCGAGAGCATGGCAAAGAATTTCCTCTACCTCGAGAGTCTCATACGCAACAACTACAATCCAAAATCGCAATGTGGCCTCTGCTACTCATCGCTCAAGTATCTGCAGTATGTGAACAAGAGTATTATGCAAGTCTTTGGCAATTTCGAGAGCATCGTCAATGCGGCCAACACATTTACTGGTAGCCATCGGCCACGCTCGCCCATCGCAGCTGCGCCTGTACGCGATACGCGCGCGATCACAGCCAAGTCGCCCACAAAACCCGCCACCAAAGTCGGTGGCGCTAAAAAGAGCTCAACGAAGAAGCAATTGAAAGAGGGTAGCAAAGTCTCGCGTCCAGTTTTGCAGGCAAGCGCCAAGAGCACGACGAACGCACGCTTAACGGGTGGCGCCAAGCATGTTGGCAAAGCACGCAGTCATCACGCCACCGCTAAGACAAAGGCTAAGAATAAGAAAGCAAACAATGGACGTCTCCCAGGTGGCTTTGACGGTAAGCGCAAGAAGTCCGCACTCACAAAGCCGAACAGCGGCAAGCAAAAGAATTCGAAGTCGAAGCGGAACAAAGTTACTGCGCCACGAGCTGGCAAATAA